A single region of the Maylandia zebra isolate NMK-2024a linkage group LG17, Mzebra_GT3a, whole genome shotgun sequence genome encodes:
- the LOC101473284 gene encoding calcium-activated potassium channel subunit beta-4 isoform X2, with protein MAKIRVSYEYSEAEDKSIRLGLFLIACGILSLFILGFCWLSPTLQSLQSKPANCTVVSVLHPEEMFECVFTCGADCKGTSLYPCLQIFVNNSESNSVALLHFDEQQLVLNPKCSFVPPCERDNQKNRDSVLWWEDYFTKEVNSQSFICFFNQQRRPDDVLWRRSHDTSVLLHCVLWPMVSLLLGTLIVLLTVCARSLAVRAEALQKRKCSYEVCQDLSAMPPDRCGSKARDPLTTNSDPELSSPSRTLPLFAVPVRRRDREH; from the exons ATGGCGAAGATCCGGGTGTCGTACGAGTACTCCGAGGCCGAGGACAAGAGCATCCGGCTGGGCTTGTTCCTGATCGCCTGCGGGATCCTCAGCCTCTTCATCCTGGGCTTCTGCTGGCTCAGCCCGACCCTGCAGAGCCTCCAGAGCAAGCCGGCCAACTGCACG GTGGTGTCGGTGTTGCATCCGGAAGAGATGTTCGAGTGCGTGTTCACATGTGGAGCAGACTGTAAGGGAACGTCGCTCTACCCCTGCCTGCAGATCTTTGTCAACAACTCCGAGTCCAACTCTGTGGCTCTGCTGCACTTTGACGAGCAGCAGCTGGTCCTCAACCCAAAG TGTTCGTTTGTGCCTCCGTGTGAGAGGGACAACCAGAAGAACAGAGACAGCGTTCTGTGGTGGGAGGATTACTTCACCAAAGAGGTCAACAGCCAGTCGTTCATCTGCTTCTTCAACCAGCAGCGGCG gCCTGATGACGTGTTGTGGCGCCGTTCCCATGACACCAGTGTCCTGTTACACTGTGTTCTTTGGCCAATGGTTTCCCTCCTTCTGGGCACACTCATTGTGCTCCTGACGGTATGTGCTCGCTCCCTGGCTGTTCGAGCCGAGGCCCTCCAGAAGAGGAAGTGCTCCTATGAGGTCTGCCAAGACCTGTCTGCCATGCCACCTGACCGCTGCGGCAGCAAGGCCAGAGACCCACTCACGACAAACTCTGACCCCGAGCTGTCATCGCCCTCAAGGACCCTGCCGCTGTTTGCGGTCCCAGTGCGGCGCAGAGATCGGGAACATTAG
- the LOC101473284 gene encoding calcium-activated potassium channel subunit beta-4 isoform X1 has translation MAKIRVSYEYSEAEDKSIRLGLFLIACGILSLFILGFCWLSPTLQSLQSKPANCTVSPAASSELPPPLLPEPPPYKEVVSVLHPEEMFECVFTCGADCKGTSLYPCLQIFVNNSESNSVALLHFDEQQLVLNPKCSFVPPCERDNQKNRDSVLWWEDYFTKEVNSQSFICFFNQQRRPDDVLWRRSHDTSVLLHCVLWPMVSLLLGTLIVLLTVCARSLAVRAEALQKRKCSYEVCQDLSAMPPDRCGSKARDPLTTNSDPELSSPSRTLPLFAVPVRRRDREH, from the exons ATGGCGAAGATCCGGGTGTCGTACGAGTACTCCGAGGCCGAGGACAAGAGCATCCGGCTGGGCTTGTTCCTGATCGCCTGCGGGATCCTCAGCCTCTTCATCCTGGGCTTCTGCTGGCTCAGCCCGACCCTGCAGAGCCTCCAGAGCAAGCCGGCCAACTGCACGGTGAGCCCGGCTGCCAGCTCCGAGCTGCCACCGCCGCTGCTGCCGGAGCCGCCGCCGTACAAGGAG GTGGTGTCGGTGTTGCATCCGGAAGAGATGTTCGAGTGCGTGTTCACATGTGGAGCAGACTGTAAGGGAACGTCGCTCTACCCCTGCCTGCAGATCTTTGTCAACAACTCCGAGTCCAACTCTGTGGCTCTGCTGCACTTTGACGAGCAGCAGCTGGTCCTCAACCCAAAG TGTTCGTTTGTGCCTCCGTGTGAGAGGGACAACCAGAAGAACAGAGACAGCGTTCTGTGGTGGGAGGATTACTTCACCAAAGAGGTCAACAGCCAGTCGTTCATCTGCTTCTTCAACCAGCAGCGGCG gCCTGATGACGTGTTGTGGCGCCGTTCCCATGACACCAGTGTCCTGTTACACTGTGTTCTTTGGCCAATGGTTTCCCTCCTTCTGGGCACACTCATTGTGCTCCTGACGGTATGTGCTCGCTCCCTGGCTGTTCGAGCCGAGGCCCTCCAGAAGAGGAAGTGCTCCTATGAGGTCTGCCAAGACCTGTCTGCCATGCCACCTGACCGCTGCGGCAGCAAGGCCAGAGACCCACTCACGACAAACTCTGACCCCGAGCTGTCATCGCCCTCAAGGACCCTGCCGCTGTTTGCGGTCCCAGTGCGGCGCAGAGATCGGGAACATTAG